From a single Lolium rigidum isolate FL_2022 chromosome 7, APGP_CSIRO_Lrig_0.1, whole genome shotgun sequence genomic region:
- the LOC124672499 gene encoding uncharacterized protein LOC124672499, translating into MFITCLDTALIPDTWDLKIKNEFFRLRFEVEGGKHAVPSDVTMSEAPGEGGDDDPKAPDNQKRDELDRNNKRTKNVGENDANKNGSSTSPNGIDNTVGKNAMILSQPQANSEVADKAGECMPKPIVNLSPSMLQTSANQMGSRAVQKGGVEAAVTSIGGDIPRVHAAAAQIHAAVSRAVTASGSRTAAAVSPPSASAGQDSGRVGGQPGMYGTWYYL; encoded by the exons ATGTTTATTACTTGTTTGGATACTGCTCTCATACCAGATACTTGGGATCTTAAAATTAAGAATGAGTTCTTCAGATTGAGGTTTGAAGTGGAAGGGGGGAAACATGCTGTACCTTCTGATGTTACTATGTCAGAGGCTCCTGGTGAGGGtggggatgatgatcctaaggctCCGGATAACCAGAAGAGGGATGAGCTGGACAGAAATAACAAGAGAACTAAGAATGTGGGGGAGAATGATGCTAATAAAAATGGTTCTAGCACATCACCAAATGGGATTGATAATACAGTGGGGAAGAATGCTATGATACTGTCACAACCCCAAGCGAATAG CGAAGTGGCTGACAAGGCAGGCGAGTGTATGCCTAAGCCTATTGTCAACCTATCACCATCTATGCTTCAAACTTCAGCCAACCAGATGGGGAGTAGAGCAGTGCAGAAGGGAGGTGTCGAGGCTGCTGTTACGTCGATCGGAGGCGACATACCGCGCGTGCATGCGGCGGCTGCCCAGATTCATGCAGCCGTGAGCCGGGCCGTCACGGCGTCGGGTTCTCGAACCGCTGCTGCTGTTAGCCCGCCTTCGGCATCAGCAGGCCAAGATTCTGGCCGAGTTGGAGGGCAGCCTG GGATGTATGGCACCTGGTACTATCTCTGA